A region of Pseudoalteromonas aliena SW19 DNA encodes the following proteins:
- a CDS encoding response regulator transcription factor yields the protein MKIKDKQILIVEDDIRLCEMMAEMLREEFYKVNCVNDGISAISSIIANQPDIVLLDMNLPGCNGLDILRKINGQFTGIILMITADNSEILEVSALNLGIHDFIIKPIRPHVLLAKLRALYRLTHQNELAENHLIKIQDLTININSRTFFVGEKTVSITAAEYEIILYFMNNPAIIHTREMIIKKIRNIEYDGLDRSIDMRISSLRRKLNDAIPPYKYIKTIRAKGYILPY from the coding sequence TTGAAAATTAAAGATAAACAAATCCTTATAGTAGAAGACGACATTCGACTTTGCGAAATGATGGCTGAGATGTTGCGTGAGGAGTTTTATAAAGTAAATTGTGTTAACGATGGGATATCGGCTATTTCTTCTATCATAGCAAATCAGCCCGACATAGTTTTATTGGATATGAATTTACCAGGATGCAATGGTTTAGACATACTTCGTAAAATTAACGGTCAGTTTACAGGTATTATTTTAATGATAACTGCTGATAATAGTGAGATATTAGAGGTATCAGCACTCAATTTAGGTATTCATGACTTTATAATAAAGCCTATTCGTCCTCACGTTTTATTAGCAAAACTAAGGGCTTTATACCGCCTTACCCATCAAAATGAATTAGCTGAAAATCATCTAATAAAAATTCAAGATTTAACAATTAATATAAATTCTAGAACCTTCTTTGTTGGCGAAAAAACAGTCAGCATTACAGCCGCTGAATATGAAATAATTCTTTATTTCATGAATAACCCTGCCATTATTCATACCAGAGAAATGATAATAAAAAAAATACGAAATATCGAGTATGATGGCTTAGATAGATCGATAGATATGCGTATAAGTTCGTTGAGAAGAAAGCTTAATGACGCTATCCCCCCTTATAAATACATAAAAACCATTCGCGCTAAAGGCTATATTTTACCCTATTAA
- a CDS encoding ATP-binding protein, whose amino-acid sequence MFSSLFFRIIVISILALALVLVLLDELYIEGIKHDEWNNTKGINQIVIIDIYKGQDKVKRLNYWSELFNYQFSLKSVDEILLSKAHYKELLSNGVYIEVLSGWTSDDVALYYYHIMCNCILKMEKKYPINGVWLTYIQLFFIILFFILAFFIFRYSNGHKNQVNQLTRIYDLYGRENFKVRTNTDVPEPYSTLAKTFNQMAERIEFLLQDQKILVHGVSHDIRTPIARLRFALDMTRGCNSISDYQEKLQDMDEDLDDLDGLVNEWLFYAELTGKTIIMKEERFDLQQKTIEIMDRISKIHPLIQLNSSTEKVIINGDIRLLNRAIENIIMNAFKFTKTTVRITLKNHGSEIFLGIEDDGMGVPMYLSTQIFQPFVKQYNNEQQTAGFGLGLAIAKNIFDKHHAKLSINTSKLGGAFFSISFK is encoded by the coding sequence ATGTTCTCAAGCTTATTTTTTCGAATTATTGTTATCTCAATTTTGGCTCTAGCATTGGTATTAGTATTGCTCGATGAGTTATATATTGAGGGAATAAAACACGATGAATGGAACAATACTAAAGGCATTAATCAAATAGTTATAATTGATATTTATAAGGGCCAAGATAAAGTCAAACGCTTGAACTATTGGTCTGAATTATTTAATTATCAATTTTCTCTAAAATCAGTCGACGAAATTTTACTATCTAAAGCACACTATAAAGAGCTATTGAGTAACGGTGTGTATATCGAAGTACTAAGTGGTTGGACAAGCGACGATGTAGCTCTTTATTACTACCATATAATGTGTAATTGTATTTTAAAAATGGAAAAGAAATATCCCATCAATGGAGTATGGCTTACATATATCCAATTGTTTTTTATAATTCTCTTCTTTATCTTAGCTTTTTTTATTTTTCGTTATTCTAATGGGCATAAAAATCAAGTTAATCAACTAACTCGGATATATGATCTCTACGGCAGAGAAAACTTTAAAGTGCGCACTAATACTGATGTTCCGGAACCGTATTCGACTTTAGCAAAAACCTTTAATCAAATGGCAGAAAGAATTGAGTTTTTATTACAGGACCAAAAAATCTTAGTTCACGGAGTATCACATGATATTAGAACTCCGATCGCAAGATTACGTTTTGCATTAGATATGACAAGAGGTTGTAATTCTATATCCGACTATCAAGAAAAGTTACAAGATATGGATGAAGATTTAGATGATTTAGATGGTTTAGTTAACGAATGGCTTTTCTATGCAGAGTTAACAGGTAAAACAATAATAATGAAAGAGGAACGGTTTGATCTGCAACAAAAAACCATTGAAATAATGGATAGAATAAGCAAAATTCACCCGCTTATTCAACTAAACTCTTCAACAGAAAAAGTAATTATAAATGGAGATATACGATTACTAAATAGAGCAATAGAAAATATAATTATGAACGCCTTCAAATTTACTAAAACAACAGTAAGAATTACACTAAAAAATCATGGCTCTGAAATTTTTTTAGGTATAGAGGATGATGGAATGGGTGTTCCTATGTATTTAAGCACTCAAATATTTCAACCGTTTGTTAAACAATATAACAATGAGCAACAAACAGCTGGGTTTGGATTAGGCCTTGCTATTGCAAAAAATATTTTTGATAAACACCATGCTAAATTAAGTATAAATACGAGTAAATTAGGCGGTGCATTTTTCTCTATTTCTTTTAAGTAA
- a CDS encoding nuclear transport factor 2 family protein, with translation MKLLLTLGLGLAVSFSAHAEKELDLNAFAQQYYKTMTATQAPNAGAKELEAYLALLTDDIGNQHIPYQPDDSRTPDGKEQMRKGMSFYLGAHTFYKSTLLNTFVFNDTGFAIRYKNDVKGIHPQNKQPIEYTSTMLDVIEIENGKVAMIRKYHE, from the coding sequence ATGAAACTACTTTTAACGTTAGGTTTGGGTTTAGCTGTTAGCTTTTCAGCACATGCTGAAAAAGAGCTCGACTTAAACGCGTTTGCGCAGCAGTACTATAAAACAATGACCGCCACACAAGCACCTAACGCAGGTGCTAAAGAGCTCGAGGCTTACCTTGCATTGTTAACTGATGACATTGGCAATCAGCATATCCCGTATCAGCCTGATGATTCACGTACTCCCGATGGCAAAGAACAAATGCGCAAAGGTATGAGTTTTTACCTAGGTGCACATACGTTTTATAAAAGCACACTGCTTAATACATTTGTGTTTAATGATACTGGTTTTGCTATTCGTTATAAAAACGATGTAAAAGGTATTCACCCGCAAAATAAACAACCAATAGAATATACCTCCACAATGCTGGACGTAATCGAAATTGAAAACGGTAAAGTGGCGATGATCCGTAAATACCATGAGTAA
- the hrpB gene encoding ATP-dependent helicase HrpB, with amino-acid sequence MLPVQDIYQQLVTTLQSNPITLLQAPPGAGKSTWLPLQLMRDGHFKRIVMLEPRRLAARNIASYLAQCQNESVGQSVGLRIRGESKVSSNTRLEIVTEGMLTRMLQNDPELSDIDLLIFDEFHERSIAADTSLAFALETQSALREDLTIMLMSATLDSDRYTAFFDCPVIQSNGRSYSIDEVYIPIKDESRWLDAIPGIIKQALDEQTGSALVFLPGQFEILRVQQALTDLPNNCTVATLFGEQDKANQQAAIAPAPEGMRKVVLTTNVAETSLTIEGIRIVIDCGKRRAATFNLKTGVTELTTQSISRSSAVQRAGRAGRIEPGIVYRIGSKQTFERRNSHDNPEILTSDISQLMLEAKQWGASIDELTLLDKPTEQQCVQASNLLNMLEAIDCKGKLTALGSKMLGFGADIRLAHMLIKAQMLDKQLPGIYRLAIYLVALLESRVNSANELSLALHSQQQRPHPVFKQQLKYWQSRLKVKYENSELNTHYISLLVALAYPDRIAKKRGNGYLLANGAGAELNNDYWHNDDYLAIATMGGHKGGRIFAATALNPTELQQYLPHLFSTLTRCEFDEKTARFIHQDEVKLGAIVLSSQPSKQKLDKSERAKAWLNLFSKQGFSLFNEQQESEQLLTRMSLASKFMPNDFVQITEQQLIDNAEQWLGVFLEDIKTLDQLKKFNYFEALQNCFDWQQQSRLKQLLPLRLTVPSGSNIKIIYQLDGPAKLSVRMQEVYGLTNTPILANGKLPLLMELLSPGKRSLQLTQDLAHFWASSYRDVQKEMKGRYPKHFWPDDPANSVATNRVKSKM; translated from the coding sequence GTGCTGCCGGTTCAAGACATATATCAACAACTTGTTACTACATTACAAAGTAATCCTATTACATTATTACAAGCACCACCTGGTGCGGGTAAGTCTACGTGGTTACCGCTGCAGCTTATGCGCGATGGCCATTTTAAACGTATTGTAATGTTAGAACCTCGCCGATTGGCTGCGCGTAATATTGCCAGTTATTTAGCACAATGCCAAAACGAGAGTGTTGGGCAAAGTGTGGGGCTACGCATTCGCGGTGAGAGCAAAGTAAGCAGTAATACGCGCCTTGAAATAGTGACCGAAGGCATGCTGACACGCATGCTACAAAACGACCCAGAATTAAGTGATATTGATTTACTGATATTTGATGAATTTCATGAGCGCTCAATTGCTGCCGACACTTCACTGGCGTTTGCACTAGAGACCCAAAGCGCATTGCGTGAAGATTTAACCATCATGCTTATGTCGGCAACGCTTGATAGTGATCGTTACACTGCGTTTTTTGATTGCCCTGTCATTCAATCAAATGGTCGCAGCTACTCAATAGACGAAGTATATATACCCATAAAAGATGAAAGCCGCTGGCTTGATGCAATTCCTGGAATAATAAAACAAGCGCTTGATGAGCAAACAGGTAGTGCATTAGTATTTTTACCTGGGCAGTTTGAGATACTACGTGTACAACAAGCACTCACTGATTTACCCAATAACTGCACGGTGGCAACGCTATTTGGCGAGCAAGATAAAGCTAATCAGCAAGCTGCTATTGCCCCCGCGCCAGAGGGCATGCGCAAAGTAGTGCTTACTACTAATGTGGCCGAAACCAGTTTAACTATTGAAGGCATACGCATCGTAATTGACTGCGGTAAACGCCGTGCAGCGACCTTTAATTTAAAAACAGGGGTTACTGAGCTCACAACACAAAGTATATCGCGCTCGTCTGCTGTACAGCGTGCAGGACGTGCAGGGAGAATAGAGCCGGGCATTGTTTATCGAATTGGCTCAAAGCAAACCTTTGAGCGGCGCAATAGCCACGACAACCCCGAAATACTAACATCAGACATAAGCCAACTCATGCTTGAGGCAAAGCAGTGGGGGGCCAGTATTGATGAATTGACTTTGCTCGATAAACCCACTGAGCAGCAATGCGTACAGGCAAGCAATTTACTTAACATGCTTGAGGCGATTGACTGCAAAGGCAAGCTCACCGCGCTTGGCAGTAAAATGTTAGGTTTTGGCGCTGATATCCGCTTAGCGCATATGTTAATAAAAGCACAAATGCTGGATAAGCAACTCCCTGGTATTTATCGTCTTGCTATATATTTAGTCGCATTATTAGAGAGTCGAGTAAACAGCGCTAATGAGTTGAGTTTGGCACTTCATAGCCAACAGCAACGGCCGCATCCGGTATTTAAGCAGCAGTTAAAGTATTGGCAAAGCCGTTTAAAGGTAAAATATGAAAACAGCGAATTAAATACGCATTATATTAGTTTGCTAGTGGCACTCGCGTATCCCGATCGCATTGCTAAAAAACGCGGTAATGGTTATCTACTTGCCAATGGTGCAGGCGCTGAGCTGAACAACGATTACTGGCACAACGACGACTACCTAGCTATCGCCACAATGGGCGGGCACAAAGGCGGACGTATTTTTGCCGCCACCGCGCTCAACCCCACTGAGTTACAGCAATATTTACCGCATTTATTTAGCACGCTTACCCGCTGCGAATTTGACGAAAAAACTGCACGTTTTATTCATCAAGATGAAGTGAAGCTCGGTGCAATTGTGCTTTCAAGCCAACCAAGTAAACAAAAACTAGATAAGAGTGAACGTGCAAAAGCATGGCTTAATTTATTTTCAAAGCAGGGGTTTTCACTGTTTAATGAACAACAAGAAAGTGAGCAGTTACTTACTCGAATGAGCTTGGCAAGTAAGTTTATGCCCAATGATTTTGTGCAGATAACAGAGCAACAACTGATTGACAATGCAGAGCAGTGGCTAGGCGTATTTTTAGAAGATATTAAAACCTTAGATCAACTTAAAAAGTTTAATTACTTTGAAGCGCTGCAAAATTGTTTTGATTGGCAACAGCAATCGCGATTGAAACAATTATTACCACTGCGCTTAACCGTACCGAGTGGTTCAAATATTAAAATAATATACCAGCTCGACGGTCCAGCAAAACTCAGTGTGCGCATGCAAGAAGTGTACGGTTTAACCAATACGCCGATACTGGCTAATGGCAAATTGCCGTTACTTATGGAGTTATTATCGCCGGGTAAACGCTCACTGCAACTTACCCAAGACTTAGCGCACTTTTGGGCTAGCAGTTACCGTGATGTGCAAAAAGAAATGAAAGGTCGCTATCCTAAGCACTTTTGGCCAGATGACCCTGCAAATAGTGTGGCAACCAACAGAGTAAAAAGTAAAATGTGA
- a CDS encoding LysR family transcriptional regulator, whose translation MDRLKAIEIFISVCKEKNFSKVATKFDISTTMVSKYVNFLEKEVNIKLLNRSTRGQNITEAGEVYLNKAKALQKQYRDLVLSMDDFTKEPEGLINVNAPHNFGTHVLTTIIADFLEANPAIRIDLTLSDSLTDVVLDNYDIVFRVGDLKDASYISKRVFSQQLIFCASPKYLKTNGPPKNITDLENHHFLGFKPWFDSSNFKKEFRIDLLHLQTSRFISNNGSALKNAALKGIGIILQPYHLLEESIQSGELIRVLEGCQPKVRNVHLLYADKKQPLKVRKFIDFVSENLTN comes from the coding sequence ATGGACAGATTAAAAGCTATTGAGATTTTCATTTCTGTTTGCAAGGAAAAAAACTTTTCGAAAGTCGCAACGAAATTTGATATTTCCACAACAATGGTAAGCAAATACGTGAATTTTCTAGAAAAGGAAGTAAATATTAAACTACTTAATAGAAGTACTAGAGGACAAAACATAACAGAAGCTGGTGAGGTGTATCTAAACAAAGCTAAAGCGTTACAAAAGCAATATAGAGATTTAGTTCTTTCAATGGATGATTTTACAAAAGAGCCTGAAGGTTTGATTAACGTGAATGCTCCGCACAACTTTGGTACTCATGTATTAACAACAATCATTGCCGACTTTTTAGAGGCCAACCCCGCAATAAGAATAGACCTTACATTATCCGATTCTTTAACTGACGTTGTTTTAGACAATTATGATATCGTTTTCAGAGTCGGAGATTTGAAAGACGCTTCTTACATCTCAAAGAGAGTTTTTTCCCAACAACTTATTTTTTGTGCTTCACCAAAATACCTAAAAACTAACGGTCCCCCAAAAAATATAACGGATTTAGAAAATCATCATTTTTTAGGCTTTAAACCTTGGTTTGATAGCTCTAATTTTAAAAAGGAGTTTAGAATTGACCTCTTACATTTACAAACCAGTAGATTCATTAGTAATAATGGTAGTGCACTAAAAAATGCAGCACTCAAGGGGATTGGCATTATTCTTCAACCCTATCATTTGCTTGAAGAAAGCATCCAATCTGGAGAACTCATTAGAGTACTTGAAGGGTGTCAACCAAAAGTTAGAAATGTCCACCTTCTTTATGCAGACAAAAAACAACCGTTAAAAGTTAGGAAGTTCATAGATTTTGTTTCAGAAAATTTAACTAACTAA
- a CDS encoding LysE family translocator encodes METYHLISFALVSFLTVLSPGPAVLFTIHNVFNANSQDVLKGVLGVATGILIVGFFATLLIMFTTEAVGGAFKVLNLAGAFYFLYLAANNLKAFKYKNSLSNEQKKHFFHGLVISLLNPKALAFFIFIFPTYMQENYISAGIATLLTSIFALNVLLVHCFYYFSFNYLTKTIGIDKFANYFNRLSAFTFFIFALFMFNQFLTSITQ; translated from the coding sequence ATGGAAACTTACCACTTAATTAGCTTTGCATTAGTGTCATTCCTGACTGTGCTTAGTCCAGGTCCAGCTGTGTTATTTACAATTCACAATGTGTTTAATGCTAATTCACAAGATGTACTGAAGGGGGTTCTGGGTGTTGCAACAGGAATATTAATAGTAGGTTTCTTTGCAACGTTGTTAATCATGTTTACAACAGAAGCCGTTGGCGGCGCATTTAAGGTTCTTAATCTTGCAGGAGCTTTTTATTTTTTATATTTGGCAGCAAATAATCTTAAGGCATTTAAATATAAAAATAGTTTGAGCAATGAACAGAAAAAACATTTTTTTCACGGCCTAGTCATCAGTCTACTGAACCCAAAAGCACTTGCTTTTTTTATATTCATCTTTCCTACATACATGCAAGAAAATTATATTTCTGCGGGTATAGCAACACTATTAACAAGTATTTTTGCTTTAAATGTATTACTTGTTCATTGCTTCTATTATTTTAGTTTTAACTACTTAACTAAAACAATAGGCATTGACAAGTTCGCAAATTACTTCAATCGACTATCAGCATTTACTTTTTTTATCTTCGCTTTGTTTATGTTTAATCAATTTTTAACAAGCATTACTCAATAA
- a CDS encoding glutathione binding-like protein translates to MIDLYYWTTPNGHKITMALEELGLDYNLYPIDISKGEQFSPEFSELSPNQRIPAIIDNAPFNTFKPISIFESGAILQYLAEKSGKLIGESLTDKYKVLQWLAWQVAGLGPMAGQNHHFIHYASEQVPYAINRYQNETNRLYSVMDKQLAQTEYLAGNFYSIADIACYPWIRIHAFQSIDIEKFSNLKRWLNNIKTRPSTIKAFEVASRINTQPTVNEKASHLLFNQSHVK, encoded by the coding sequence ATGATTGATTTATATTACTGGACTACGCCCAATGGTCATAAAATTACGATGGCACTTGAAGAGCTAGGTTTGGATTACAATTTATATCCAATAGATATATCTAAAGGGGAGCAGTTTTCACCTGAGTTCAGCGAATTGAGCCCCAACCAAAGAATACCAGCAATAATCGATAACGCCCCATTCAATACTTTTAAACCAATCAGCATTTTTGAATCAGGCGCTATTTTGCAATATTTAGCTGAAAAATCAGGGAAATTAATCGGTGAATCTCTCACTGATAAATATAAAGTCTTACAATGGTTAGCTTGGCAAGTAGCCGGACTTGGCCCTATGGCTGGACAGAATCATCATTTTATACATTATGCTTCTGAGCAAGTACCTTATGCAATTAACCGCTATCAAAATGAGACGAATCGTCTTTATAGTGTTATGGACAAGCAACTGGCGCAAACTGAATATTTAGCTGGTAACTTTTATTCAATTGCTGATATCGCGTGTTACCCTTGGATAAGAATACATGCTTTTCAAAGTATTGATATTGAGAAGTTTAGTAACCTTAAGCGCTGGTTAAATAATATCAAAACGAGACCGTCAACAATTAAAGCTTTTGAGGTGGCAAGTAGAATTAATACCCAACCTACGGTTAATGAAAAGGCATCGCACCTACTTTTTAATCAATCGCATGTTAAGTGA
- a CDS encoding glutathione S-transferase N-terminal domain-containing protein, whose product MIKLYELAGKNGVIFSPYCWRIRMALSFKGVNFECEEVAFTDIKNISKGLFKTVPVISDNNNAINDSYDIAVYLDKTYPDTPLLFPNEDSKQTFRFIEAWSNSLHSDIAQIAIFDIYKKLQDKDKAYFRKSREALFSMPLEDVQESKSAEATSSLLKKLLVLEKYLTRARFVGGLNPTYADFIIFGSLKWLLQTSEPFSHHELPEKTREWYVELSNRYSAPSS is encoded by the coding sequence ATGATTAAATTGTATGAATTAGCAGGAAAAAATGGGGTTATTTTTAGTCCTTATTGTTGGCGTATAAGAATGGCGTTAAGTTTTAAAGGGGTGAATTTTGAATGCGAAGAAGTAGCTTTCACGGACATTAAAAACATCAGTAAAGGGCTATTTAAAACGGTGCCAGTAATATCAGATAACAACAATGCTATTAATGATTCATATGATATTGCTGTCTATCTGGACAAAACTTACCCAGATACACCTTTACTTTTTCCAAATGAAGATTCAAAACAAACCTTTAGATTTATTGAAGCGTGGTCTAACTCGCTTCATTCTGATATCGCACAGATTGCAATTTTTGACATTTACAAAAAATTACAAGATAAAGATAAAGCATATTTTAGAAAATCAAGAGAAGCTCTTTTCTCAATGCCTCTTGAAGATGTACAAGAAAGCAAAAGTGCTGAAGCTACATCTAGTTTACTAAAAAAATTATTGGTTTTAGAAAAGTACCTCACAAGAGCAAGGTTTGTAGGCGGTTTAAATCCAACATATGCTGATTTCATCATTTTTGGTAGCTTGAAGTGGCTACTTCAAACGAGCGAACCTTTCAGTCATCATGAACTTCCAGAAAAGACTAGAGAATGGTATGTCGAGCTTTCAAATCGATATAGTGCACCTTCAAGTTAA
- a CDS encoding tetratricopeptide repeat protein, producing the protein MALLKTLLDNETYSAKAHLQIAWSYDNQGKEKEAVEHYLTSLTGPLSSIERFDALFGLAINYRSLGMYSEALSYFEQTISEYPSCIEIQPFYAMCLYNIGRHKEATKLLLELLVSTTNSNAIKEYQRAISLYAQDLDRTW; encoded by the coding sequence ATAGCGTTACTTAAAACGCTACTAGATAATGAGACATATTCTGCTAAAGCTCACTTACAAATTGCTTGGTCGTACGACAATCAAGGTAAAGAGAAAGAAGCGGTTGAGCATTATCTGACATCTCTTACAGGTCCTTTATCATCCATTGAAAGATTCGATGCTTTGTTTGGACTGGCAATTAACTATCGAAGCCTTGGTATGTATTCAGAGGCCCTAAGCTATTTCGAGCAAACGATCAGTGAGTATCCTAGTTGCATTGAAATCCAACCTTTCTATGCCATGTGCCTTTACAACATAGGTCGTCACAAAGAAGCAACAAAGTTGCTGCTCGAACTTTTAGTATCCACGACGAATAGTAATGCTATTAAAGAATATCAACGAGCTATTTCTTTATACGCTCAGGATTTAGACAGAACTTGGTAA
- a CDS encoding FliI/YscN family ATPase, whose amino-acid sequence MNSDLHTRLQSALDSLSPPPLIKSYGRLIRVNGLTLTATGGQFAIGEKYQVESVDGVWYDVEVIGFNQAEAYLMPLKKAQNLCSGGRVRPAAKVSTVAISEKLLGRVVDAQMQPIDNLGDLDKDDTVNLSKLPKDYSLTPLERKGVTEPLDVGIRAINSLFSVGKGQRLGLFAGSGVGKSKLLGMMTRYTSADVVIVSLVGERGWEVKEFIEQSLGKEGLKKAIVIASPADDSPLLRIKAAELSHRLAAFFRDQNLNVLLLMDSLTRYAQAQREIGLSVGELPASKGYPPSVFSKLTQLVESSGNSEKSKGSMTAIYTVLAEGDDQQDPIADNARAILDGHIVLDRTLAEKGHYPAINIGASISRVMPNIVTPEQLDYCYKLKKLYSRYMQVHELIPLGAYQAGKDPELDSAVALYPEIESFLCQGLNEKFDFAQSAKQLNDVMGKLNVK is encoded by the coding sequence ATGAATAGTGATTTACATACTCGACTTCAGTCAGCTTTAGATTCACTTTCTCCACCTCCTTTAATTAAAAGTTACGGCCGTCTTATTAGAGTTAATGGTTTGACATTAACCGCTACTGGCGGCCAGTTTGCTATTGGCGAAAAGTACCAAGTTGAGAGTGTGGATGGGGTTTGGTATGACGTAGAAGTTATTGGCTTTAATCAAGCTGAAGCCTATTTGATGCCTTTAAAAAAGGCACAAAACTTATGCTCCGGTGGGCGAGTTCGCCCTGCTGCGAAGGTATCTACAGTCGCTATTTCTGAAAAGCTACTTGGCCGAGTGGTTGATGCTCAAATGCAGCCAATTGATAACTTAGGCGATTTAGATAAAGACGATACTGTTAATTTATCTAAATTACCAAAAGATTACTCACTAACGCCCTTAGAGCGTAAAGGGGTAACCGAGCCTTTAGATGTTGGCATAAGAGCAATAAACAGCTTGTTTAGTGTTGGAAAAGGCCAGCGTTTAGGTTTATTTGCAGGCTCCGGCGTTGGTAAAAGTAAGCTTTTAGGTATGATGACACGTTATACATCAGCCGATGTTGTTATTGTTAGTTTAGTTGGTGAGCGTGGTTGGGAAGTTAAAGAATTTATTGAACAAAGTTTAGGTAAAGAAGGCTTAAAAAAAGCGATTGTTATTGCCTCCCCAGCTGACGATTCGCCATTGTTGCGTATTAAAGCCGCAGAATTAAGCCATCGACTTGCCGCCTTTTTTAGAGATCAAAATTTAAATGTCCTGTTGTTAATGGATTCTTTAACCCGGTATGCGCAGGCTCAACGTGAAATTGGTTTATCAGTCGGTGAGTTACCCGCCTCAAAAGGTTATCCACCTTCGGTATTTAGCAAGCTTACACAACTTGTTGAAAGCTCTGGTAATAGCGAAAAAAGCAAAGGATCAATGACGGCTATTTATACCGTACTTGCAGAAGGGGATGATCAACAAGATCCTATCGCTGATAATGCTCGCGCAATTCTCGACGGACATATAGTGCTTGATCGAACGCTTGCTGAAAAAGGGCATTATCCTGCAATAAATATTGGTGCGTCTATTAGCCGTGTTATGCCTAATATTGTTACACCAGAACAACTTGACTACTGCTATAAATTAAAAAAATTATACAGTCGATATATGCAAGTGCATGAACTAATTCCACTTGGGGCTTATCAGGCAGGAAAAGATCCAGAGCTTGATAGTGCGGTTGCATTGTATCCTGAAATTGAATCGTTTTTATGCCAAGGCCTGAATGAAAAGTTCGACTTTGCGCAATCGGCAAAGCAGTTAAATGACGTTATGGGTAAGTTGAATGTTAAATAA
- a CDS encoding FliH/SctL family protein, whose product MSQVFRFPTLNKVEQHQTLQERLDAAQRIGWQSGYEKGLEQGAIDKQMALEQEIDSRVETLLNARLESEKQHLIDHFNVIFEKTNNELSTLSTDLKSDITLIITKLAEFVIDGELKARPEIRTELIEKAIELLSDRDVVTKIVFSSEDKKWLDSDILSNFAIPVNFDDELISGDVELIAEQQTHSFSFSQRLQELLDEITPQILRNDSDE is encoded by the coding sequence ATGAGCCAAGTATTTCGGTTTCCAACGCTCAATAAAGTAGAGCAGCATCAAACACTCCAAGAGCGTCTTGATGCTGCTCAGCGCATTGGTTGGCAAAGTGGTTATGAAAAAGGGCTTGAGCAAGGAGCAATTGATAAGCAAATGGCTTTGGAGCAAGAAATAGACTCACGAGTTGAAACGCTATTAAATGCACGGTTGGAATCTGAAAAACAACATTTAATTGATCATTTCAATGTGATTTTTGAAAAAACGAATAATGAGTTATCTACTCTTTCTACTGATTTAAAGAGTGACATTACATTAATTATAACCAAATTAGCTGAATTTGTTATTGATGGTGAACTCAAAGCAAGGCCCGAAATAAGAACAGAGTTGATCGAAAAAGCAATTGAATTACTTTCTGATAGAGACGTTGTAACAAAAATTGTTTTCTCTTCTGAAGATAAAAAATGGTTAGATTCTGATATTTTAAGTAACTTTGCTATCCCCGTTAATTTTGATGATGAACTTATTTCAGGTGATGTTGAGTTAATTGCTGAACAACAAACACATAGCTTTTCTTTTTCTCAGCGTTTGCAGGAATTACTTGATGAAATTACTCCCCAAATCCTAAGAAATGACAGCGATGAATAG